From Chryseobacterium camelliae:
TAGATGATGCACATGGATTCGGGACACTGGGTAAAACCGGTGCAGGAGCAGGTGAAGAACAGGGCTGTCAGGACCAGATCGACGTATATTTCTCCACATTTGCCAAATCTATGGCAGGTTTCGGTGCATTTATTTCAGGGGATGAGAATATCATCAGGTTCCTTAGATATAACCTTCGTTCGCAGATTTTTGCAAAATCCCTTACGATGCCTATGGTAATCGGAGGGCTGAAGAGACTTGAATTATTACGCACACGCCCTGAAATCAAAGACAAGCTGTGGGAAAATGTACGTAAACTTCAGAATGGTCTTAAAGAAAGAGGATACAACCTTGGTAATACCAATACCTGTGTAACGCCTGTATTTATTCAGGGGACCACTATTGAAGCTACGCTTCTGGCTAAAGATTTAAGAGAAAATTACGGCGTATTTACGTCTGTAGTCGTATATCCTGTGATCCCTAAGGGCATGATTCTCTTGAGATTAATCCCAACCGCTTCTCATACTGATTCTGAAATTAATGAGACATTGGCTGCATTTGATGGCATCCGTGAAAAATTAACTTCCGGTTATTACAGGGAAATGGAAAAACAGATGAATATCGAATACAAGCAGATGTAAATTGCATTATTCATTAAAAATACCTGGCCGTTGAAGATTTTCAGCGGCTTTTTGTTTATTTTAGCTTACATTATTAAACAATTAACAATTCCAAAATTTTAACTATTTTTAACTAAATATTCTTGAATATGATTGAAATCATGTTATATTCTGTTAAAAATTAGGCTCTTAACATTAGGAGGGGTACATTTGCTGGCATAATTTCAGAACCTACAATTATGAAACAACCTTTAAAGTACTTAAGAATTGTAATTTTGAGTTTAGTGTTAAGTTTAACTTCTACAGTAAGCCAGGCGCAGACCCATAAATACTTAGAGAAAAACAGAGCTATTGCTTCTGAGCTTTCTGCAAAGTACGGAATCCCCGCAGCCATCATTCTTTCTATAGCGTTCGTTGAAACCGGCGGCGGTACCAGTAAAAGTTCTACCGTTTACAACAATCACTTCGGCATCGTTGGAAATAACAATTCCCATTCCAAATACAGGAGCTTTTCCTCAGTAAGAGAATCTTACGAAGCTTTTTGCCAGCTCATCATTAAAAAAGATTATTATTCAGCCCTGAAAGGCAACCTGGATTTCTCCAAATGGATCAGAGCCATTGCTTCAGCAGGATATTCCACACGCCCTAAAGAATGGATGCGCAGAATCAACCTGATTATCTCAAAATATAAACTCGCAGGCGAGTAAACAATTTTAAGAATATAAAAATAAGCCCCAAGACTGGGGCTTATTTTTTTGATTGCTATTGTAAGGATTAAATTATCTGATTAAATTAGCTAAAAATTTCCTGGAGCTTTATGAATGCAAACAGAAATTGGCGGGTAGTTGTTTTACTCACCTTATGCTTTGTCATATACTTTGTTATCTCAATATTCATATCTGTTTTTGATATACACTGGAAGCCTTTGCAGAATGTAAATCTGATATCGGAAATCATCAATCCAGATAAGGCAAATAATAATAACCAGCTTGTACAGGACAGCCTTAAAAATGCGGCGTCATTACATGCCAGTAAAGAAATGGATTTTGAGCTGTATCAGAATCCAAACCTTATTACAGACTTTACCAAAGGAGACAGCATTACAGCATTGCCGCATCTGGCAGAAAAATTATACCAGCTTAAAAAAACCGGAAAGGGAAAAATAAGGATTGCTTATTTCGGGGACAGTATGATTGAAGGAGATCTCCTGACCCGTACCTTACGGAAACTGCTTCAACAGGAATTCGGAGGCTACGGTGTAGGCTTTCTTCCTGTTCAGAGCAAGGTAGCTCCTGTACGTGAATCCGCAGAGATCAAAGCAACCGGATGGAAGATCGTGAACTTCATGGACAAAAGTGCTCATAATATGTATATATCAGGGTTTAGCTTTACCGGCCCCGGAAGCACTCATTTCACCGATAAAACTTTGCAAAAAGGTATTGTAACCAATAAATATTTTATATTCGGGCATGCCTCAGGAGGAGCAGCCATTGATTACAACGGCAGCAGCATCTCCCTGAACGGGCCTGATGCCGTTAACAGGCAATTGCTGGCAAAGGATACTCTTCAGTCTTACACCCTGAGAAGCAGCAGTTCCCAGGTTCCTTATTATGGGGTAAGCTTTGAATCCGATAACGGGATTATTGTAGATAATTTTTCTTTCCGTGGAATCACAGGCGTAGAGTTCAAGAAAATTGATGAAGATTTCCTGAAAGCAGTACAGGAAAAGAACCATTATGATCTTATTGTCATGCAGTATGGCGTAAATCTGCTCTTCAGGCCTAATGATACCGATTATTCATATTATGCCAAAATCATGACGCCCAACCTGGTCAAATTCAAAAGCGTATTTTCGGGAAGTGATATCCTGATGGTAAGTACTGCCGACCGTGCATTCCGCTACAACGGAGAATACCAGTCTGCAAAAGGGATCCATCAGCTGGTGGAAACCCAGGCTAAAATGGCGTTTGATAACGGATTGTCCTTTTTTAACCTTTTCAAAACCATGGGCGGTGACAATTCCATTGTGCAATGGGCTTCCGCAGATCCGCCGCTGGCCAATAAAGATTATGTGCATCCGAACGGTAAAGGAGCAGATATCCTCGCCGAAAAACTATACCGCGCTATGATGAAAGATTACCATAATTACACTTCTAAAAAAAGAACCGTACAATGAACCGGGTACAAGATCTCCTTTCTACGTTCGACTGGAACATGTTTCTGCACCAGTTTGTATATGACAGTAAAAACCCTTTGCTCTTCAACAACGGGTTCTTTGTGTATTTTTTCACCCTGTTCATCCTCCTCTTTTATATCTTAAGGAATCACTATATGGCAAGAAGGTATGTTTTTACCTTTTTCTCCCTGTACTTCTTTTATAAGGCCAGCGGATGGTTTGTAGGTTTGGTGATTGTTTCGGCTATCGTTAATTATGCGTTGTCCAATGTCATCTATCACAGCCGGAAGAAAAGCGGTAAGACCATGCTTCTTGTTCTGAGCATTATTTTTAATCTCGGCCTCCTGTTTTATTATAAGTATACCAATTTCTTCATTACCCTGTACAATGAATTTACAAGCGCTCATGTTCATCCGCTGAACATCCTGTTGCCGATAGGAATTTCATTTTTCACGTTTGAAAATTTAAGTTATACCATAGATGTCTACCGGGGAGACTTCAAACCGGCTAAAAAATTTACGGATTACCTACTCTTCCTTTCGTTCTTCCCTAAACTGATGATGGGGCCTATCGTCCGTGCACACGATTTTGTGCCGCAGATCAACCAGCCGTATTACCTGTCTGAGAGGGATTTTGCTATGGGGTTTTATCTGATTATTTCCGGGCTGATCAAAAAACTGATCATCTCTGATTATATCACGCTGAATCTCGTTAATTATATTTTTGATAATCCTGCGCTGCATGTAGGCCTGGAAAACCTGTTTGCCGTTTACGGTTATGCGATGGTTATTTATTGTGATTTCAGCGGCTACAGTGATATTGCCATAGGGATTGCATTGTGGCTGGGAGTTAAAATTCCTGCCAACTTCAGGTCGCCTTATCAAAGTAAGAATATTACGGAGTTCTGGCGCAGGTGGCATATTTCTCTGTCTTCCTGG
This genomic window contains:
- a CDS encoding glucosaminidase domain-containing protein, which codes for MKQPLKYLRIVILSLVLSLTSTVSQAQTHKYLEKNRAIASELSAKYGIPAAIILSIAFVETGGGTSKSSTVYNNHFGIVGNNNSHSKYRSFSSVRESYEAFCQLIIKKDYYSALKGNLDFSKWIRAIASAGYSTRPKEWMRRINLIISKYKLAGE
- a CDS encoding MBOAT family O-acyltransferase: MNRVQDLLSTFDWNMFLHQFVYDSKNPLLFNNGFFVYFFTLFILLFYILRNHYMARRYVFTFFSLYFFYKASGWFVGLVIVSAIVNYALSNVIYHSRKKSGKTMLLVLSIIFNLGLLFYYKYTNFFITLYNEFTSAHVHPLNILLPIGISFFTFENLSYTIDVYRGDFKPAKKFTDYLLFLSFFPKLMMGPIVRAHDFVPQINQPYYLSERDFAMGFYLIISGLIKKLIISDYITLNLVNYIFDNPALHVGLENLFAVYGYAMVIYCDFSGYSDIAIGIALWLGVKIPANFRSPYQSKNITEFWRRWHISLSSWLKDYLYIPLGGNRKFSVASFIFVLAFLSGTYFMSVNLFKLAPLYAGLITLLMLIIFILPAIITKNTKGIAANFNLLTTMLLGGFWHGASWNFIIWGAIHGVGLGLHKIWMLITGKAFSGFNNHIVYRIFMGIVTFHFVCFGWIFFRAEDFDMAVSMLKQIFFNFDVQAFAPFYENYKGVLGMIVLAMAIHLIPEGTVDKLIARRERFPMIMYIIIFFAFLLLYGYFKSAEQVLPIYLQF